One stretch of Streptomyces sp. 135 DNA includes these proteins:
- a CDS encoding DUF2752 domain-containing protein yields MARLRVPTGVLAAVAGAFAYVGAVDPNEPGHYPACPLLRLTGIYCPGCGGLRSAHAFIHGDLTAALGANALAVAGYGLFAVLWAVWVVRVARGRPPRIDLRPAQLWGAGVLVAAFTLVRNLPFGSWLHP; encoded by the coding sequence CTGGCCCGCCTGCGCGTGCCGACCGGTGTCCTCGCCGCCGTCGCCGGCGCCTTCGCGTACGTCGGCGCCGTCGACCCGAACGAGCCCGGCCACTACCCCGCCTGCCCGCTCTTGCGCCTCACCGGTATCTACTGCCCCGGCTGCGGCGGGCTGCGCAGCGCCCACGCCTTCATCCACGGCGATCTCACCGCGGCCCTGGGCGCCAACGCGCTCGCCGTCGCCGGCTACGGCCTCTTCGCGGTGCTGTGGGCCGTCTGGGTGGTCCGCGTGGCGCGCGGGCGGCCCCCGAGGATCGACTTGCGCCCGGCACAGCTGTGGGGCGCCGGTGTCCTGGTGGCCGCCTTCACCCTCGTACGCAATCTGCCGTTCGGGTCATGGCTGCATCCATGA